The Spirosoma foliorum genome has a window encoding:
- a CDS encoding winged helix-turn-helix transcriptional regulator, whose protein sequence is MRKLSSTNYYNQTFLEEKCPLNELIHLLSKRWLTEVLFSIEEGNNRFSSLKDDLEHISDNILADRLKLLEQYKLIVRNDTIREIPTRVEYALTPTGERLSEMLDGLCKFSEHEMKLGE, encoded by the coding sequence ATGAGAAAACTAAGTTCTACGAACTACTACAATCAAACATTTCTGGAGGAGAAGTGCCCGTTGAATGAGCTTATCCATCTATTGAGCAAACGCTGGCTAACAGAAGTTTTATTTAGTATCGAAGAAGGCAACAATCGGTTTTCGAGCCTGAAAGACGATTTAGAACACATTAGCGATAATATTCTGGCCGATCGCTTAAAACTTCTGGAACAATACAAGTTGATTGTCAGGAATGATACAATCCGGGAGATTCCCACCAGAGTCGAATATGCTTTAACACCAACTGGCGAACGATTAAGCGAAATGCTGGATGGCTTGTGTAAGTTTTCGGAACATGAAATGAAATTGGGGGAATAA
- a CDS encoding PadR family transcriptional regulator: MKRAFLGEFEEIVLLTVAILGESAYGVTVTQEIEQKTGRSVGFSTVHTTLQRLAEKGFLASEMGGATAERGGRRKRFFSVTAAGRRALQEVKQVREELWNALPPQTLQLMGN, encoded by the coding sequence ATGAAAAGGGCCTTTTTGGGAGAGTTTGAAGAGATCGTTCTGCTAACGGTTGCGATACTAGGCGAAAGCGCCTACGGCGTAACGGTTACGCAGGAAATTGAGCAAAAAACCGGACGTTCTGTCGGCTTTAGTACCGTTCATACAACGCTGCAACGTCTGGCCGAAAAGGGTTTTCTAGCTTCCGAAATGGGTGGAGCTACCGCCGAGCGTGGAGGTCGTCGAAAGCGGTTTTTCAGCGTTACGGCTGCTGGGCGGAGAGCCTTGCAGGAGGTTAAACAGGTTCGTGAGGAATTATGGAATGCGCTCCCTCCCCAAACGCTTCAATTAATGGGAAATTAA
- a CDS encoding ABC transporter permease has translation MKHLATYFLRLLLPAHRVDELEGDLDELFQQRVQQFGVREARWRYVKDVISLMRPSLLRKDKACLVSTNKNSYPTPAFTTMLRNYLTVAFRNLLKNRVYSFINIFGLASGMAVAMLIGLWIYDELSFNKQFDNHDRLAKVWQFVKFDAEKSSYDVLPIPLAQELRSKYPDFESVGLTVTREVILASGEQKLLKTGNYVEPDFINMLSLNVVSGTRFGDNDVNSILLSESLAKAMFGTENPLNKLIKLDNKQTVKVAGVYKDFPANNTFNDVTFLVPWKFFSANDEGAKRDQDQWDSNSYQIYAQLKPDADFDLVSAKIKDIRMKRDNPPGYKPEFFLHPMSKWHLYSDFKNGINTGGIITFVWLFGAIGIIVLLLACINFMNLSTARSEKRAKEVGIRKAIGSLRSQLIAQFFSESLLMAALAFILSLLFVQLTLPFFNQVADKKMVVLWANPTFWIAGLSFSLLTGLIAGSYPALYLSSFQPIKVLKGIMRTSRSATVPRRVLVGFQFTVSVMLIIGTIIVFRQIEHAKDRPIGYSRSGLIELGMNAPELARHYTALRTDLLNTGAVAGMSESSGAITSQSGGTTDISWKGKKNDSKPLVMSNYITHDYGKTIGWQVKAGRDFSRDFTTDSSSMILNEAAVKLMGFKNPIGETVRQSGKDYTVIGVIKDMVKEDPFKPVNPSFFAINYRNVNTINIRLAPQLSAHEALAKVEQVFKQYSPDSPFDYKFADDQFARKFGNEERIGGLAGGFAILAILISCLGLFGLASFIAEQRTKEIGIRKVLGASVFNVWGLLSKEFVILILVAFCLAAPVAYYVLSNWLQNYQYRTELSWWIFAVAGLGALLVTLLTISFQSIKAALMNPVKSLRSE, from the coding sequence ATGAAACACTTAGCCACTTACTTCCTGCGCCTACTCCTCCCTGCGCATCGCGTGGATGAGTTGGAAGGTGATCTGGACGAATTGTTTCAGCAACGCGTCCAGCAGTTTGGCGTGCGGGAAGCCCGTTGGCGCTACGTGAAAGATGTAATCAGTCTGATGCGGCCTAGCCTATTACGCAAAGACAAGGCATGCCTTGTCTCTACAAATAAAAATTCATACCCAACCCCAGCGTTTACCACTATGCTACGTAATTATCTCACAGTCGCGTTTAGGAATCTGCTCAAAAACCGGGTGTATTCCTTCATTAACATTTTTGGGCTGGCCTCTGGAATGGCCGTAGCTATGCTCATTGGCCTATGGATTTATGATGAACTGTCGTTCAATAAGCAGTTTGACAACCACGACCGATTGGCTAAGGTTTGGCAGTTTGTCAAGTTCGATGCAGAGAAATCGTCCTACGATGTGCTACCGATTCCGCTGGCGCAGGAACTTCGGAGTAAATACCCTGATTTCGAATCGGTTGGCTTGACGGTAACGCGTGAGGTCATTCTGGCGTCTGGAGAACAGAAGTTGCTGAAAACAGGGAATTATGTTGAGCCTGATTTTATCAATATGCTATCGCTGAATGTGGTGTCGGGCACACGGTTCGGAGACAATGATGTCAATTCGATTCTGCTCTCCGAATCACTCGCCAAGGCAATGTTCGGCACCGAAAATCCGCTCAACAAGCTAATCAAACTGGATAATAAACAAACAGTGAAGGTCGCGGGTGTCTACAAAGATTTCCCAGCCAACAACACCTTCAACGACGTAACCTTTCTGGTTCCCTGGAAATTCTTTTCGGCTAATGATGAAGGGGCCAAACGCGACCAGGACCAATGGGATTCCAATTCGTACCAGATTTACGCCCAACTCAAGCCAGACGCTGATTTCGATCTGGTATCGGCTAAAATCAAGGACATTCGGATGAAGCGGGATAATCCACCGGGCTATAAACCCGAATTTTTCCTGCATCCGATGAGCAAATGGCATCTGTATTCCGATTTCAAAAACGGGATCAATACGGGTGGGATCATCACATTTGTCTGGCTGTTTGGCGCCATTGGCATTATTGTGTTGCTGCTGGCCTGCATCAATTTTATGAATCTATCTACGGCCCGAAGCGAGAAGCGCGCCAAGGAAGTGGGCATTCGAAAAGCGATTGGGTCGTTACGAAGCCAACTCATTGCGCAGTTTTTCAGCGAATCACTGCTGATGGCGGCACTCGCGTTTATTCTTTCTCTTCTATTTGTACAGCTCACCTTGCCGTTTTTCAACCAAGTGGCCGACAAAAAAATGGTCGTTTTGTGGGCAAATCCAACCTTCTGGATCGCCGGCCTAAGCTTCAGTTTGCTGACCGGTTTGATTGCAGGTAGTTATCCAGCCTTGTACTTATCCTCTTTCCAGCCAATTAAAGTGTTGAAGGGCATCATGCGAACCAGTCGTTCGGCTACCGTTCCCCGTCGGGTGCTGGTGGGATTTCAGTTTACGGTTTCTGTAATGCTCATTATTGGCACCATCATCGTATTCCGGCAGATCGAACACGCCAAAGACCGTCCCATAGGGTATAGTCGCAGTGGGTTGATTGAACTTGGAATGAATGCCCCTGAACTGGCCAGACATTATACGGCTTTGCGTACTGATCTGCTCAATACAGGAGCCGTGGCGGGTATGTCCGAATCATCGGGCGCTATTACATCGCAGTCTGGTGGTACAACCGACATCTCGTGGAAAGGCAAAAAGAACGATAGTAAACCACTAGTGATGTCGAATTACATCACGCACGATTACGGCAAAACGATTGGCTGGCAAGTGAAAGCAGGTCGGGATTTTTCTCGAGATTTTACAACAGATAGTTCGTCGATGATCTTGAACGAAGCGGCCGTAAAACTAATGGGTTTCAAAAACCCAATTGGTGAAACAGTACGGCAGAGCGGCAAGGATTATACAGTAATTGGTGTCATCAAAGACATGGTGAAAGAAGATCCATTCAAGCCGGTCAACCCCTCCTTTTTTGCGATTAATTACCGAAATGTCAACACGATCAATATTCGCCTGGCTCCGCAGCTATCAGCCCATGAAGCGCTGGCGAAAGTAGAACAGGTATTTAAACAATACAGCCCAGACTCCCCTTTCGACTACAAATTTGCCGATGATCAGTTCGCCCGAAAATTCGGAAACGAAGAGCGTATTGGCGGTCTGGCTGGTGGTTTTGCCATCCTGGCGATTCTGATTAGCTGCCTGGGTTTATTTGGGTTGGCATCCTTTATAGCCGAGCAACGGACTAAGGAAATTGGCATTCGAAAGGTACTTGGTGCCTCGGTGTTCAACGTCTGGGGGTTACTCTCAAAAGAGTTCGTGATCCTGATTCTGGTAGCCTTCTGCCTGGCAGCTCCCGTTGCGTATTACGTGCTATCAAATTGGCTCCAGAATTACCAGTACCGAACCGAACTCTCGTGGTGGATTTTTGCCGTCGCGGGTTTGGGGGCATTGCTGGTTACGTTATTGACTATCAGTTTCCAAAGCATCAAAGCCGCCTTGATGAACCCGGTTAAATCGTTGCGGTCTGAATAA
- a CDS encoding dihydrofolate reductase family protein, with the protein MRAIILNLAVSLDGFIEGPNGEYDWCFTDQDYGMTDFLARIDALFMGRKTYELLTNPDEPASNYAFPDYKRYVFSNTLQEVESGFELIRGDLKAQVNGLKSQSGKDIWLFGGADLTAAFLEEGLVDELLLAIHPIILGGGKPLFTKSKERINLTLSDSKTYSSGLVSVSYKLKE; encoded by the coding sequence ATGCGCGCTATAATTTTAAATCTCGCTGTCAGCTTAGATGGCTTTATTGAAGGGCCTAATGGAGAATATGACTGGTGCTTTACCGATCAGGACTACGGCATGACCGACTTCTTAGCACGTATTGATGCCCTGTTTATGGGTCGGAAAACCTACGAACTACTGACCAACCCAGACGAACCGGCCAGTAACTACGCATTTCCCGACTATAAACGGTATGTCTTTTCGAATACCCTTCAGGAAGTGGAAAGTGGCTTTGAGCTGATTCGTGGGGATCTAAAAGCCCAGGTAAATGGGCTTAAAAGTCAGTCTGGTAAAGATATTTGGCTATTTGGTGGGGCCGATCTAACAGCCGCGTTTCTGGAAGAAGGGTTAGTCGATGAGTTGCTCCTGGCGATTCACCCCATTATTCTGGGAGGAGGCAAGCCATTGTTTACGAAGAGTAAGGAGCGAATTAACTTGACATTAAGTGATTCTAAAACATATTCAAGTGGTCTTGTTTCAGTTTCTTACAAACTAAAAGAGTGA